The genomic DNA GGGCAATCCGCCCGCGTGCTTGTGGGCCACGCTGGGCGTCTCGGCGCTGCCTTTCATCGTGTTCGTGCTCTGGGCGCGGCGCTCTCGCGACTGGAAGACGGGCGCCGTCGCTGGGCTTGCCGCCGGCGCGATCGGTGTCTGCGCGCTCTTCTTCCACTGCCCATACAGCGGCGCGGCGCACCTGCTCTCCACGCACCTGCTCGCGTGGCTCATCCTCGCCGGGCTCGGGGCCGGGCTGGTGACCCTCTTCCCCGAGCGCATCTGGAAGCCGGGCAGGGCGCCGTGAAGCGCGGCGAGTTCGGGCTGATTAACGATTTTGTCAAGGCCTTCGCTCGGCCGCGCGCGCCGCTCGTGCTCGGCCCCGGCGACGATTGCGCGCTCCTGCGTGCGAAGCCGGGCGAGGAGCTGGTGTTGACCGTGGATGCCCTCGTCGAGGGCGTGCACTTCACGAAGCGCTTCACACCCGAAGAGATTGGCCACAAGGCCCTCGCGGTGAACCTCTCGGACCTCGCGGCGATGGGCGCCAGGCCCGTCGCCTTTCTCGTCGCCATCGCCATGCCTGAGCGCTGGCTCGCAAAGCTGCCTGGAATCGCGCGCGGGATGTCGCGGCTCGCGGAGCGCTGCGGTTGCCAGCTCGCCGGCGGAAACATGAGCCGCGCGCGAGAGCTCTCCATCACCGTGACCGCGCTGGGCGCCGTGCCGGCAGGGCGTGCGCTGCGTCGCGACGGCGCTCGACCAGGCGATCGCCTGCTCGTCTCGGGAGCGCTCGGCGGAGCGGCCGCTGGCCTTCGCAAGTCGGCCTCGCACCTGCGCGCGCGCCAGCGCACGCCCGAACCGCGCGTCGCGCTCGGCCTGCTCGCGCGCGACGTGGCCCACGCGGCCATCGACATCTCCGACGGGCTCGCCCAGGACCTCCGGCACGTGCTGCAGGCCTCGAAGGTGGGCGCGCTGCTCGTGGACGACGCGATTCCCCTCGAGCGCGGGGCCACGCTCGCGAACGCGCTCTCGGGCGGCGAGGACTACGAGCTGCTCCTGGCGGTGCCGCCCAAGCGTGCGGCCGCTCTCATCCAGGCGTCGCGGCGCCTCGGGCTGCCGCTCACGGACATCGGCTGGGTGACGCGGCGCGTGGGCCTCTCCGGCACGTCGCAAGCTGTAGCGGGACACGACCACTTCCGGTCGCGCAATTGATCTCCCCCCGGGCGGCGGTAGGCTAGAGCCTTCCGTGCGCAAACCCTCCGAGATCGAACAGGAAGTGGCCCGCGGCCGCCCCATCTCGGGCGGCTGGCAGCGCGCGGTCTCGGCGGTGCAGCAGCCCCAGCGCGAGCGCGCCGGCGGCATCTACGCCTCGCTCAACTTCAAGATCCTCGCGGGCTACGTGATCCTCGGCCTGGCGCTCTTCGCCATCTTGCGGCTCACCGGCCAGAGCGAGATCTGGCTGCAGCTCATCGCCGTGGAGATGGGCGCGCTCATCGGCGGGCTCTTCACCTCGCTGGCCATCGCGCGCATCAACCGCATCCAGGCGCTGAACCGCTCCGCGCTGGAGATCTCCCGCGGCGACCTGAGCAAGGCCGTGACCGCCGCCGCCAGCGTAGCCCGCGACGAGATCGACGACCTCACGGTGGCCATCGCCCAGATGCAGGAGAACCTGCGCGACCTGGTGGGCCACGTGCAGCGC from Deltaproteobacteria bacterium includes the following:
- the thiL gene encoding thiamine-phosphate kinase, with amino-acid sequence MKRGEFGLINDFVKAFARPRAPLVLGPGDDCALLRAKPGEELVLTVDALVEGVHFTKRFTPEEIGHKALAVNLSDLAAMGARPVAFLVAIAMPERWLAKLPGIARGMSRLAERCGCQLAGGNMSRARELSITVTALGAVPAGRALRRDGARPGDRLLVSGALGGAAAGLRKSASHLRARQRTPEPRVALGLLARDVAHAAIDISDGLAQDLRHVLQASKVGALLVDDAIPLERGATLANALSGGEDYELLLAVPPKRAAALIQASRRLGLPLTDIGWVTRRVGLSGTSQAVAGHDHFRSRN